In Campylobacter mucosalis, a single window of DNA contains:
- the hsrA gene encoding homeostatic response regulator transcription factor HsrA has product MRILIVEDEVTLNKTIAEGLQEFGYQTDSSENFKDAEYYIGIRNYDLVLTDWMLPDGDGVDLINVIKHKSPRTSVVVVSAKDDKDSEIKALRAGADDYIRKPFDFDVLVARLEARLRFGGTNIIKIDDLIINPDEEKITYLGKEIELKGKPFEVLTHLARHSDQIVSKEQLLDAIWEEPELVTPNVIEVAINQIRQKMDKPLNISTIETVRRRGYRFCFPKKA; this is encoded by the coding sequence ATGAGAATTCTGATAGTTGAAGACGAAGTAACGTTAAATAAAACTATTGCAGAGGGCTTACAAGAGTTTGGTTACCAAACTGACAGCTCTGAAAATTTTAAAGATGCTGAGTATTACATAGGCATTAGAAATTATGATTTAGTTCTAACTGATTGGATGTTGCCTGATGGCGACGGCGTTGATTTGATAAACGTTATAAAGCATAAATCTCCTAGAACATCTGTTGTTGTGGTATCTGCAAAAGACGATAAAGATAGCGAGATTAAGGCACTTAGAGCCGGTGCTGATGACTATATCAGAAAGCCATTTGATTTTGATGTTTTGGTTGCTCGTTTAGAGGCACGTCTACGCTTTGGTGGCACAAATATCATTAAGATAGATGACCTTATTATTAATCCAGATGAAGAAAAAATTACATATCTTGGCAAAGAGATAGAGCTAAAAGGTAAGCCGTTTGAGGTTTTAACTCATCTAGCTCGTCACTCAGATCAAATTGTAAGTAAAGAGCAGTTGCTTGACGCGATTTGGGAGGAGCCAGAGCTTGTTACTCCAAATGTTATAGAAGTAGCCATAAATCAAATTCGCCAAAAAATGGACAAGCCATTAAATATCTCTACTATTGAAACAGTTAGAAGACGTGGATATAGATTTTGCTTTCCCAAAAAAGCTTAA
- a CDS encoding dihydroneopterin aldolase, with product MTTTLIKDYEFSTIIGMLDFERTTPQKVRVNASFTSNGFIDYVQVIDFIENFYNEQKFLSVEESVEETSKALKQKFANLCTLNFEILKTEIIKNALVGAKIERIF from the coding sequence ATGACAACTACGCTTATTAAGGATTATGAGTTTAGCACTATTATAGGTATGCTTGATTTTGAACGCACGACACCACAAAAGGTTCGTGTAAATGCGAGTTTTACGAGTAATGGCTTTATTGATTATGTGCAGGTTATAGATTTTATTGAAAATTTTTACAACGAGCAGAAATTTTTAAGCGTTGAGGAGTCTGTTGAAGAAACTTCAAAGGCTTTAAAGCAAAAATTTGCAAATTTGTGCACACTAAATTTTGAAATTTTAAAAACTGAGATTATAAAAAATGCTCTTGTTGGTGCGAAAATAGAGAGGATTTTTTAA
- a CDS encoding FTR1 family iron permease: MCKILKFFIILLMPVILFAEQDYLKVAQNIKDAFVVVINEYKAGNVQKAVAETQNAYFGHFEYIESGIRINISAKKSYAMEKQFGDIRKAIKAGESIEAVQARIDRLNAEIEEILPKIIGGHKLVGEYSQATQNVAQLDPSNFPPKWKFVFESIRQNFDDAIQSYNDDKKDIAKTTINSQAKFQNYRNTKLEEAIRKQIKDGQSIDAEIQRKMGEAISGVNNGISKDDFAAKLDSIEKLIFDAISALPAGSDAIANVELPTDVEQSSADFAPVVKNINDKMLAVLSEYKNKNVDKAMGDAQDIYFDEFEASGMENKVGAIDVNLKTNIEGSFSSIVALMKSGKSEDEIKTAMDKLSAQLDEALKLTSGSSSPWSLFIWSLTIILREGFEALIIVAAVVTYLVKTGNVSKMGKIVYSSVGVAVILSFVMAWIMNIIFGQAAGQKRELMEGITMLVAVALLFYVGFWLLSNAGAKKWNEYIKSQVDESLSANSATALWWTVFLAVFREGAETVLFYQALIFDAKDVAGYSMIAGGFAVGLVVLLVVYFVFKFFAIKIPIKPFFIFTSTIIFYMSIVFVGKGIMELVEGKVFVPTTIDGLKFPQWAGNWLGLQPYYESLVPQILMILALIVGIVIIKSKQKKSI, encoded by the coding sequence ATGTGTAAAATTTTAAAATTTTTTATCATACTTCTCATGCCTGTGATTTTATTTGCAGAGCAAGACTATTTAAAGGTTGCGCAAAATATCAAAGACGCGTTTGTTGTCGTTATAAACGAGTATAAAGCTGGTAATGTCCAAAAGGCTGTTGCTGAAACACAAAACGCGTATTTTGGGCATTTTGAGTATATAGAGAGTGGCATTAGGATAAATATATCTGCTAAAAAATCCTACGCTATGGAGAAGCAGTTTGGCGATATTAGAAAGGCGATAAAAGCTGGTGAGAGCATAGAAGCCGTCCAAGCTAGAATAGACAGGCTAAATGCAGAGATTGAAGAAATTTTACCAAAAATCATAGGCGGGCATAAGCTAGTTGGCGAGTATTCTCAAGCTACACAAAATGTAGCACAGCTTGATCCGTCAAATTTCCCGCCGAAGTGGAAATTTGTATTTGAGAGCATTAGACAAAATTTTGATGATGCGATACAAAGCTATAATGATGACAAAAAAGATATAGCAAAAACTACTATAAATTCCCAAGCTAAATTTCAAAACTACCGAAACACAAAGCTAGAAGAGGCTATCCGCAAACAAATAAAAGACGGACAAAGCATAGACGCTGAGATACAAAGAAAGATGGGAGAGGCGATAAGTGGCGTTAATAACGGCATTAGTAAAGATGATTTTGCAGCAAAGCTAGACAGCATAGAAAAGCTCATTTTTGACGCCATATCTGCTCTGCCTGCTGGCTCTGATGCCATAGCTAATGTTGAGCTACCAACTGATGTCGAGCAAAGCAGTGCTGATTTTGCTCCGGTGGTAAAAAATATCAATGATAAAATGCTAGCGGTTTTAAGCGAGTATAAAAATAAAAATGTAGATAAAGCTATGGGCGACGCTCAGGATATTTATTTTGATGAATTTGAAGCTAGTGGTATGGAAAATAAAGTTGGTGCCATAGATGTAAATTTAAAGACAAATATCGAAGGAAGCTTTAGCTCCATCGTTGCCTTAATGAAATCAGGCAAGAGTGAAGATGAGATAAAAACAGCTATGGATAAGCTATCAGCTCAGCTTGATGAGGCATTAAAGCTTACAAGTGGCTCTAGTTCGCCGTGGTCGCTATTTATATGGTCGCTTACGATTATTTTGCGTGAAGGATTTGAAGCCTTAATAATAGTCGCTGCTGTAGTTACATATCTTGTAAAAACGGGCAACGTTTCAAAAATGGGCAAGATCGTTTATAGCTCAGTAGGCGTGGCTGTTATCTTAAGCTTTGTGATGGCGTGGATAATGAATATCATCTTTGGTCAAGCAGCAGGACAAAAGCGTGAGCTTATGGAGGGCATTACAATGCTTGTGGCTGTTGCACTTTTGTTTTATGTCGGCTTTTGGCTTCTTTCAAACGCAGGTGCAAAGAAATGGAATGAGTATATTAAAAGCCAGGTTGATGAATCCCTAAGTGCAAATTCTGCGACTGCTCTTTGGTGGACGGTATTTTTAGCTGTGTTTAGAGAGGGTGCCGAGACTGTTTTATTCTATCAAGCACTTATATTTGACGCTAAAGACGTGGCTGGATATAGTATGATAGCTGGTGGTTTTGCAGTTGGTCTTGTTGTGTTACTTGTTGTGTATTTTGTGTTTAAGTTTTTTGCTATTAAAATTCCTATCAAGCCATTTTTTATTTTTACGTCCACAATTATTTTTTATATGTCGATTGTTTTTGTCGGAAAGGGTATTATGGAGCTTGTTGAGGGTAAGGTTTTTGTGCCTACGACGATTGACGGGCTTAAATTCCCGCAGTGGGCTGGAAATTGGCTAGGACTTCAGCCATATTATGAAAGTCTTGTGCCACAAATTTTAATGATTTTAGCACTTATTGTTGGCATAGTAATTATAAAATCAAAACAGAAAAAATCTATTTAA
- a CDS encoding ABC transporter permease yields MKNMQLRIIKSSITGSRVQKTMAFITICLATTLIACMLNITLKIGDEVASELRGYDSNIVVLPRGESLSVEIEGRNFTPLKSQNFLPEENLHKIKEIFWRNNIVAFAPFLQVDINASSGKSYKILGTYFDKNIGVKDEPEFSTGVKTLYGFWGIQGEWVKDDSVDEILVGDELAKRENFKVGDKVKLGSYDVKIVGILKGASEDSGKIISSLKLAQLLSDKPGKFQKAEVSAMTIPENDLSLKARRNLDDLDSLEYDKWYCSAYVSSIAFQIEEDFAGVSAKPNLQVSEAESNIVKKIQSLMGIVSIIALIVSAIGITSLMTSEIYRRKKEIGLLKAIGASNFEIYALFASESLVVAFIAGIAGTFLGYALSYLVAYAIFAHGIGIAWIVMPISVAFALLISVVGSLAPMRSLIKLLPAEVLYDRK; encoded by the coding sequence ATGAAAAATATGCAACTTAGAATAATAAAAAGCTCCATAACTGGCTCAAGAGTACAAAAAACTATGGCATTTATAACGATATGTCTAGCTACCACTCTAATTGCTTGTATGCTAAATATAACGCTAAAAATAGGCGATGAGGTGGCTAGTGAACTTAGAGGATATGACTCAAATATCGTTGTTTTGCCTCGTGGCGAGAGTCTTAGCGTTGAGATAGAAGGTAGAAATTTCACCCCTTTAAAGTCGCAAAATTTCTTGCCAGAGGAGAATTTACACAAGATAAAAGAGATATTTTGGCGAAATAATATCGTAGCATTTGCGCCATTTTTACAAGTTGATATAAACGCTAGTAGCGGTAAGAGTTATAAAATTTTAGGCACATATTTTGATAAAAATATAGGCGTTAAAGACGAACCCGAGTTTAGCACTGGCGTAAAGACACTCTATGGCTTTTGGGGCATTCAGGGCGAGTGGGTCAAAGATGACAGTGTTGATGAAATTTTAGTTGGCGATGAGTTAGCTAAAAGAGAAAATTTCAAAGTTGGGGACAAAGTCAAACTTGGCTCTTATGACGTGAAAATAGTTGGAATTTTAAAAGGTGCAAGTGAAGATAGTGGTAAGATTATAAGCTCTCTAAAATTAGCACAACTTTTATCGGATAAGCCTGGCAAATTTCAAAAGGCTGAAGTTTCTGCAATGACTATACCTGAAAATGACCTGTCTCTAAAGGCACGTAGAAATTTAGATGATTTAGATAGTCTTGAGTATGATAAGTGGTACTGTTCAGCTTACGTAAGCTCGATCGCGTTTCAGATAGAAGAGGATTTTGCCGGAGTTAGTGCAAAGCCAAATTTGCAAGTTAGCGAGGCAGAGAGTAATATCGTAAAAAAGATACAAAGTCTAATGGGAATCGTAAGTATCATCGCTCTTATCGTATCAGCCATTGGCATTACATCTTTGATGACGAGTGAAATTTACCGTAGAAAAAAAGAGATTGGGTTATTAAAGGCGATTGGTGCTAGTAATTTTGAAATTTACGCCCTGTTTGCTAGCGAGAGCCTTGTTGTGGCATTTATCGCTGGTATAGCCGGGACTTTTTTAGGATATGCTCTAAGCTATTTAGTAGCTTACGCCATATTTGCACACGGCATTGGTATTGCGTGGATAGTTATGCCTATATCGGTTGCTTTTGCCCTGCTTATCTCGGTTGTAGGCTCACTTGCTCCGATGAGAAGTCTTATAAAATTACTACCAGCAGAGGTGCTATATGACCGCAAATAA
- a CDS encoding sensor histidine kinase, whose amino-acid sequence MLVAIISVMLYYYIRITIFEVVVQGLGNEAKIYAEQPHKFNPQNSQKFIIQIPNKLQTTAEVISSSLPNQKPYYVFIDGKNESFVELYYPLDMTTHLKLVKNTKTQSDIIDQILIDMLIVNATAIALVIFYALFLSRMLLVPIKNLSLKLGKLNEHFLQEIDTKKLPTEFQGLGNTINKLIGRIHTFVEYQKELFIGTAHELKTPLAVMKTKNEVTLLKPREPEKYVEALKSNNEAINGMNKMIGSILEIGRQEGAQFEEPVDIDMIGFLKKLGENFKILAHQESKTIELELKPEIFNLKLQPTLLTHVLQNFVQNAIKFSPPQGVIKITSRLDDKNFIIEVLDEGDGIDESKDLFAPFKRYGDKGGSGLGLFLAKGAAQALGGDVSIKNRADTKGAIATFILPARKRNN is encoded by the coding sequence ATGTTAGTTGCTATTATTTCGGTAATGCTTTATTATTACATAAGGATTACCATATTTGAAGTGGTCGTGCAGGGGCTTGGAAATGAAGCTAAAATTTACGCCGAGCAACCACATAAGTTTAATCCGCAAAACTCACAGAAATTTATAATCCAAATACCAAACAAACTACAAACTACAGCCGAAGTTATAAGCTCTAGTTTGCCAAATCAAAAGCCATATTATGTGTTTATTGACGGCAAAAATGAAAGCTTTGTTGAGCTTTATTATCCATTAGATATGACAACGCACCTAAAGTTGGTAAAAAATACAAAAACCCAAAGCGATATAATCGATCAAATTTTAATAGATATGCTAATCGTAAATGCAACAGCCATTGCCTTGGTGATATTTTACGCTCTATTTCTTTCAAGAATGCTTCTTGTGCCAATTAAAAATTTGTCGTTAAAGCTTGGCAAATTAAACGAACACTTCTTGCAAGAGATAGATACCAAAAAGCTTCCTACGGAATTTCAGGGTTTGGGTAACACCATAAACAAGCTAATTGGTCGTATTCATACTTTTGTTGAGTATCAAAAGGAGCTATTTATAGGCACGGCACACGAGCTTAAAACACCTTTGGCTGTTATGAAAACTAAAAATGAGGTTACCCTTTTAAAACCAAGGGAGCCAGAAAAATACGTAGAGGCGTTAAAATCAAACAACGAAGCTATCAATGGTATGAATAAGATGATAGGCTCTATTTTAGAGATTGGCAGACAAGAGGGTGCTCAGTTTGAAGAGCCTGTGGATATCGATATGATAGGGTTTTTAAAAAAACTTGGAGAGAATTTTAAAATTTTAGCTCATCAAGAGAGTAAAACGATAGAACTTGAGTTAAAGCCTGAAATTTTTAACCTAAAACTTCAGCCGACTCTGCTTACTCACGTTCTTCAAAATTTTGTCCAAAATGCTATAAAATTTTCTCCACCACAAGGGGTTATTAAAATCACATCAAGACTAGATGATAAGAATTTCATCATTGAAGTTTTAGATGAGGGCGACGGTATCGATGAGAGCAAGGATTTATTTGCTCCTTTTAAGCGATATGGCGATAAGGGTGGTAGTGGACTTGGGCTGTTTTTAGCAAAGGGTGCGGCACAGGCTCTTGGCGGCGATGTGAGCATTAAAAATAGAGCCGATACAAAGGGTGCAATCGCAACATTTATCCTACCAGCACGAAAAAGGAATAACTAA
- a CDS encoding Fe-S-containing protein, whose amino-acid sequence MSIFFTQVISALLGFVLFAALNDKTKYLRTIFLPSFFGIVVGILIFKIARYVLVDASVEVFFDCVGLFALFVAFIWIFFEFKPAKILTFFTLGVCYAVAYSSASALFPLFAGELLDTQSVISFFLMLFAMILLVFLYFFILNLKDSISSVILKFLNILVLLLLIFEKMSITTLQLMRLGSIPTQSWLLSLVAKGIYVSSFSAYFYLFIIAVLAFLSFNNRPLLPNKLEVGSVAYRFVLAKLNFIISNAKSAFILSLISLVFMLYYDLYASRPPQISEPILVEPKDGKFRFDVEMLSDNKLHRYAYITDEGKEVRFFLLNRFADRTSPVIVFDACMICGDMGYVKRGNDLICIACNVRIFLPSVGKEGGCNPIVMPYKFDGKTIEVELDTILGGAGFFSKVVEKMVTDPVSRKKVSNLTSSSYLYYDRVYFFENNQTQAEFEANPQKYVDTNGTLK is encoded by the coding sequence ATGTCTATTTTTTTTACTCAAGTTATCTCTGCTCTTTTAGGCTTTGTCCTTTTTGCTGCTTTAAATGACAAAACAAAATATCTAAGAACTATCTTTTTGCCATCTTTTTTTGGTATTGTGGTTGGAATTTTAATTTTTAAAATCGCTAGATACGTACTTGTTGACGCTTCTGTTGAGGTGTTTTTTGACTGCGTGGGTCTATTTGCTCTGTTTGTGGCTTTTATTTGGATATTTTTTGAGTTTAAACCAGCAAAAATTTTAACCTTTTTTACTCTTGGTGTCTGTTACGCAGTTGCATATTCATCGGCTAGTGCGTTGTTTCCTTTATTTGCAGGAGAGCTTTTAGATACACAAAGCGTAATTAGCTTCTTTTTAATGCTTTTTGCGATGATTTTGCTGGTATTTTTATACTTTTTTATCTTAAATTTAAAAGATAGCATAAGTAGTGTCATTTTGAAATTTTTAAATATCTTGGTTTTGCTTTTGCTTATTTTTGAAAAGATGTCAATCACGACACTCCAGCTTATGAGACTTGGAAGCATACCTACGCAATCCTGGCTACTTTCGCTTGTTGCAAAGGGTATATATGTTTCTAGTTTTTCGGCTTATTTTTATCTATTTATCATCGCTGTTTTGGCTTTTTTAAGCTTTAATAATAGACCTTTGTTGCCAAACAAATTAGAGGTTGGCTCTGTAGCGTATAGATTCGTTTTAGCAAAGCTAAATTTCATCATCTCAAACGCAAAATCAGCCTTTATCTTAAGCCTTATAAGCCTTGTTTTTATGCTATATTATGATCTTTACGCATCTCGTCCACCACAAATTTCAGAGCCTATTTTGGTAGAACCAAAGGATGGGAAATTTAGATTTGATGTAGAAATGTTAAGTGATAACAAGCTTCACAGATATGCTTATATTACCGATGAGGGCAAGGAGGTTAGGTTTTTCTTGCTTAACCGCTTTGCTGATAGAACCTCGCCTGTGATAGTGTTTGACGCTTGTATGATATGTGGCGATATGGGCTATGTAAAACGCGGAAATGACCTTATATGTATAGCTTGTAACGTGCGTATTTTCTTGCCTTCTGTTGGCAAAGAGGGTGGTTGTAATCCTATCGTAATGCCATATAAATTTGATGGCAAAACTATTGAAGTCGAGCTTGACACCATACTAGGTGGTGCAGGTTTTTTCTCAAAAGTTGTTGAAAAAATGGTTACAGACCCTGTAAGTCGCAAAAAGGTAAGCAACCTAACATCAAGCTCGTATTTATACTACGACCGCGTTTATTTTTTTGAAAACAACCAAACTCAGGCAGAATTTGAAGCAAATCCGCAAAAATATGTTGATACAAACGGAACTCTAAAATGA
- a CDS encoding Ppx/GppA phosphatase family protein yields the protein MAKRTAVIDLGSNSMRMAIFERTSRWAFFILGEYKMKVRLGEGGYSNGSIISESSMQKAFNAFYEFKSIAKSYKCNKIFCVGTSALRDAPNSKELIAKVFKELGINIKVINGTDEATYGAIAAKTLLTPIKNAVTIDIGGGSTELALIKDGAIEDAVSLDIGTVRLKELFGDKEQSKSAKFIEQIVANIPKNFKSENLIAIGGSLRAISSAIMSKNSYPINTIHGFCYQLEANKNFIESIANSTIDELENFAIKKDRFDTIREGASIFLAIAKQIGAKSIHTSGVGVREGVFLSDFLRKSSKNSLANSIASLPKGLNISLKSLQDRFCLSSNKSVTRYAKDIYETLLPLHKLDGKYKSELLDASRIYNIGVDIGFYSDHISSAFMVLNGLNFGFTHEQKTLIANIIATNGKKVAYEYEKYKNLLPKQDIIRWLSFILALARLLNVSKAEAKLAFELKNHTLYISGAKQLNMAKEEIKKLSKPDTFAISFI from the coding sequence ATGGCAAAACGAACTGCAGTAATTGACCTTGGTTCAAATTCTATGCGTATGGCTATATTTGAACGCACTTCGCGTTGGGCGTTTTTTATACTTGGCGAATACAAGATGAAGGTTAGGCTAGGCGAGGGTGGTTACTCAAACGGCAGTATTATATCTGAAAGCTCAATGCAAAAGGCATTTAACGCATTTTATGAGTTCAAAAGTATCGCAAAAAGTTATAAGTGTAACAAAATTTTCTGTGTTGGCACTAGTGCACTTCGTGACGCACCAAATTCCAAAGAGCTTATCGCAAAAGTTTTTAAAGAGCTTGGTATAAATATCAAGGTTATAAACGGCACAGATGAAGCCACTTATGGTGCAATTGCCGCAAAGACATTACTAACACCAATCAAAAACGCCGTAACTATCGACATAGGTGGTGGCTCAACCGAACTAGCTCTTATAAAAGATGGAGCGATAGAAGATGCCGTTTCGCTTGATATTGGCACGGTTAGATTAAAGGAGCTTTTTGGCGATAAAGAGCAATCAAAATCGGCAAAATTTATCGAGCAGATAGTTGCAAATATCCCTAAAAATTTCAAATCTGAAAATTTAATAGCTATCGGTGGTAGCCTAAGAGCGATCTCAAGTGCGATAATGTCAAAAAATAGCTATCCGATAAACACCATACACGGCTTTTGCTACCAGCTTGAAGCAAATAAAAATTTCATCGAAAGCATTGCTAACTCGACGATAGACGAGCTTGAAAATTTTGCCATAAAGAAAGATAGGTTTGATACGATAAGAGAGGGTGCTAGTATATTTTTAGCCATTGCAAAGCAAATTGGTGCTAAGAGCATACACACAAGTGGCGTTGGGGTTAGAGAGGGTGTTTTCTTGAGTGATTTTTTACGCAAAAGCTCAAAAAATAGCCTAGCAAACAGCATAGCGAGTTTGCCAAAAGGGCTAAATATCAGCCTAAAAAGTCTGCAAGATAGATTTTGTCTAAGCAGTAACAAAAGTGTCACACGCTATGCAAAGGATATATATGAAACACTTTTACCGCTTCACAAATTAGATGGCAAATATAAGTCCGAGCTTTTAGACGCGTCTAGAATTTATAATATTGGCGTTGATATCGGTTTTTATTCTGATCATATAAGTTCGGCATTTATGGTGCTTAATGGACTAAATTTCGGCTTTACGCATGAGCAAAAAACCCTAATCGCAAACATAATTGCCACAAATGGCAAAAAAGTAGCCTATGAGTATGAAAAATATAAAAATTTACTACCAAAACAAGATATCATAAGGTGGCTCAGCTTTATTTTGGCACTTGCTAGATTACTAAATGTAAGCAAAGCCGAGGCAAAACTCGCATTTGAGCTAAAAAATCATACACTTTATATTAGCGGTGCTAAACAGCTAAATATGGCAAAAGAAGAGATAAAAAAGCTATCTAAACCAGACACATTTGCTATTAGCTTTATATAA
- the plsY gene encoding glycerol-3-phosphate 1-O-acyltransferase PlsY, which translates to MNENLIAYLVAYVLGGIPFGLIFGKIFAGVNITESGSKSIGATNVLRVLKEKDPKLAKKIAVLTIVFDVLKGLLPLVIGKTMGLSEHTLWAMAVLSVVGHCFSPFLKFEGGKGVATGAGVLGFFLPIELLIALVVWFVVAKVLKISSLASLLALLALVISSFIVSPQANIHSHAPILIIAYIVFYKHIPNIKRLFSGEEKKVI; encoded by the coding sequence ATGAACGAAAATTTAATAGCTTATTTGGTTGCTTATGTTTTAGGTGGTATTCCGTTTGGTTTGATATTTGGTAAAATTTTTGCAGGTGTTAATATTACGGAGTCTGGTAGCAAAAGTATTGGTGCTACAAATGTCTTGCGAGTATTAAAAGAAAAAGATCCAAAACTTGCTAAAAAAATAGCCGTCTTAACCATCGTTTTTGACGTTTTAAAGGGACTTTTGCCACTTGTTATCGGTAAGACAATGGGGCTTAGTGAACACACCCTTTGGGCTATGGCGGTGCTTTCGGTGGTAGGACACTGCTTTTCGCCGTTTTTAAAATTTGAGGGTGGCAAAGGCGTGGCAACTGGTGCTGGAGTTCTTGGATTTTTTCTTCCTATTGAGCTTCTTATCGCACTTGTTGTTTGGTTTGTGGTTGCAAAAGTGCTTAAAATAAGCTCATTAGCCTCGCTTTTGGCACTCCTAGCACTTGTAATCTCTAGTTTTATCGTAAGCCCACAAGCCAATATACACTCACACGCACCAATCTTAATAATCGCATATATCGTGTTTTACAAGCATATTCCAAACATCAAGCGACTGTTTAGCGGAGAAGAAAAAAAGGTAATATGA
- a CDS encoding iron transporter: MNKFLSSAVALALAGSVAFAGEHPIGEPVEINGMEIAAVYLQPIDMEPKGVDLAPSQADIHLEADIHAINGNKNGFGEGEWIPYLKIDYTLKNLDNGKVKKGAFMPMVAADGPHYGANIKMDTGVGNYEVKFDIKSPESQGFGRHADKETGVGKWFEPFSVTYNFAWTGGPVK; the protein is encoded by the coding sequence ATGAATAAATTTTTAAGTTCAGCCGTAGCTTTGGCTTTAGCTGGTAGTGTTGCATTTGCCGGAGAGCACCCAATTGGTGAGCCTGTTGAGATTAATGGTATGGAAATTGCTGCTGTTTATCTACAACCAATCGATATGGAGCCAAAAGGTGTTGATCTAGCTCCTAGCCAGGCTGATATCCACCTAGAAGCTGATATCCACGCTATTAATGGAAACAAAAATGGATTTGGCGAGGGCGAGTGGATACCATATTTGAAGATAGACTACACTCTTAAAAACCTTGATAATGGCAAGGTAAAAAAAGGTGCGTTTATGCCTATGGTTGCGGCTGACGGCCCACACTATGGTGCAAACATCAAAATGGATACTGGCGTAGGTAACTATGAAGTGAAATTTGACATTAAAAGCCCTGAGTCACAAGGCTTTGGTCGCCACGCAGATAAAGAAACTGGAGTTGGCAAGTGGTTTGAGCCATTTAGTGTTACTTATAACTTCGCTTGGACAGGTGGCCCTGTTAAGTAA